A genome region from Thermomonospora amylolytica includes the following:
- a CDS encoding type II secretion system F family protein, which translates to MWAPDMLPALVAGSLVGGGLVLLVMAVRGVPVRPGRPTRRRGREDLVRTLTTRTAMSVIVGVLVLVVTRWPVAAVGAGLLVLGWEGIAGGAAEERRAMARLEGLAAWTESLRDTIAGAVGLEQAIPSSVRAAAPALQQPLRTLVDRLHTRMPMPEALRRFADDLDDPSADLVVAALILNARLRGPGLRDMLGALSASARAELDMRRRVEAERRATRRSVHIVVGVSVGTALLLAVFNRPYVAPYDGLVGQLVLCVVLALYAAAFLWLRRLAKYDMPQRLLSAPSDRPGVPGEVPATVAGWQGASTPPLRGRHAMDAGGGRS; encoded by the coding sequence ATGTGGGCGCCGGACATGCTGCCCGCGCTGGTGGCCGGGAGCCTGGTCGGCGGGGGGCTCGTGCTGCTGGTCATGGCGGTGCGCGGCGTGCCGGTCCGCCCCGGCCGGCCCACCCGGCGGCGCGGCCGCGAGGACCTGGTGCGCACCCTCACCACCCGCACCGCCATGTCGGTGATCGTCGGCGTGCTGGTGCTGGTCGTCACCCGCTGGCCGGTCGCCGCGGTCGGCGCCGGGCTGCTGGTGCTGGGCTGGGAGGGCATCGCCGGCGGCGCCGCCGAGGAACGTCGCGCGATGGCCCGGCTGGAGGGCCTGGCCGCCTGGACCGAGTCGCTGCGCGACACCATCGCCGGCGCGGTCGGCCTGGAGCAGGCCATCCCGTCGTCGGTGCGCGCCGCCGCGCCCGCCCTGCAGCAGCCCCTGCGCACCCTGGTGGACCGGCTGCACACCCGGATGCCGATGCCCGAGGCGCTGCGCCGCTTCGCCGACGACCTGGACGACCCGTCCGCCGACCTGGTCGTCGCCGCCCTGATCCTGAACGCCCGGCTGCGCGGCCCCGGCCTGCGCGACATGCTCGGCGCCCTGTCCGCCTCCGCCCGCGCCGAACTCGACATGCGCCGCCGCGTGGAGGCCGAACGCCGCGCCACCCGCCGCAGCGTCCACATCGTCGTGGGCGTCTCCGTGGGCACCGCCCTCCTGCTGGCCGTCTTCAACCGCCCCTACGTCGCCCCCTACGACGGCCTGGTCGGCCAGCTCGTCCTCTGCGTGGTCCTGGCTCTGTACGCCGCCGCCTTCCTGTGGCTGCGCCGCCTGGCCAAGTACGACATGCCCCAGCGCCTGCTGAGCGCCCCGTCCGACCGGCCCGGCGTCCCCGGCGAGGTCCCCGCCACCGTCGCCGGCTGGCAAGGTGCGTCGACCCCGCCGCTGCGCGGCCGTCACGCGATGGACGCGGGGGGTGGTCGTTCATGA
- a CDS encoding type II secretion system F family protein, with product MEQIGGLRAQVGRSLARFYESRGWEQRSVRADLALLGRSYEGFLATKFLLPAAALVFIPALVGYTALLGLGGSPAVPAWLGVLLAAFFFVLPDLQLRQEAAQRRRDFRHTVGAFLDLVSMNLAGGRGVPEALMSAAQVGEGWAMIRIREALANARITGQTPWQALGTLGEEVNVAELRDLSAALTLVADDGAKVRQSLAARAASMRSRELSELEGKAGERSQSMLVAQLLFCFGFLIFLGFPALIRILAA from the coding sequence ATGGAGCAGATCGGCGGGCTGCGGGCCCAGGTGGGGCGGTCGCTGGCGCGGTTCTACGAGTCGCGCGGGTGGGAGCAGCGGTCGGTACGGGCCGACCTGGCGCTGCTCGGGCGGTCGTACGAGGGGTTCCTGGCGACCAAGTTCCTGCTGCCGGCGGCGGCGCTGGTCTTCATCCCGGCGCTGGTCGGGTACACGGCGCTGCTGGGGCTGGGCGGCTCCCCGGCGGTCCCGGCCTGGCTGGGCGTGCTGCTGGCGGCGTTCTTCTTCGTCCTGCCGGACCTGCAGCTGCGGCAGGAGGCGGCGCAGCGGCGGCGGGACTTCCGGCACACCGTGGGCGCGTTCCTGGACCTGGTGTCGATGAACCTGGCGGGCGGGCGCGGCGTGCCCGAGGCGCTGATGTCGGCCGCGCAGGTCGGCGAGGGCTGGGCGATGATCCGGATCCGGGAGGCGCTGGCCAACGCGCGGATCACCGGGCAGACCCCCTGGCAGGCGCTGGGCACCCTCGGCGAGGAGGTGAACGTCGCCGAGCTGCGCGACCTGTCGGCGGCGCTGACGCTGGTCGCCGACGACGGCGCCAAGGTGCGGCAGTCGCTGGCCGCGCGGGCCGCCTCGATGCGCAGCCGCGAGCTGTCGGAACTGGAGGGCAAGGCCGGCGAGCGCTCCCAGTCGATGCTGGTCGCCCAGCTGCTGTTCTGCTTCGGCTTCCTCATCTTCCTGGGCTTCCCGGCCCTGATCCGGATACTGGCGGCATGA
- a CDS encoding TadE/TadG family type IV pilus assembly protein, with protein sequence MAARWTSRWRGPGDRGASSMELALLTPALILVILCVVQFAMVFHARHVALAAAQSGARVARSEPGGDWSALARERALRSVRQYGSGLLTDLEARTSTDGADNRWVEVHGTAVRVIPFMTFEVTQRAGGPIECFRPDDGGTDCELP encoded by the coding sequence ATGGCGGCGCGGTGGACGTCCCGGTGGCGCGGGCCGGGCGACCGCGGGGCCTCCTCGATGGAACTGGCCCTGCTCACCCCCGCCCTCATCCTGGTCATCCTGTGCGTGGTGCAGTTCGCGATGGTCTTCCACGCCCGGCACGTGGCGCTGGCGGCGGCGCAGAGCGGCGCCCGGGTCGCGCGCAGCGAGCCCGGCGGCGACTGGTCGGCGCTCGCCCGGGAACGGGCGCTGCGGTCCGTCCGGCAGTACGGGTCCGGCCTGCTCACCGATCTGGAGGCGCGGACCAGCACCGACGGGGCCGACAACCGGTGGGTGGAGGTGCACGGCACGGCGGTGCGGGTGATCCCGTTCATGACGTTCGAGGTCACCCAGCGGGCGGGCGGGCCGATCGAGTGCTTCCGGCCCGACGACGGCGGCACCGACTGCGAGCTGCCGTGA
- a CDS encoding TadE/TadG family type IV pilus assembly protein — translation MRARAARRRRDDRGGLSLELVLLTPVFVMFLMLLAAAGRVVDAKSQIDGAARDAARAASIARSAGDAEAYAGRAAARSLAGHHWCRGGPQVVTDTGQWGPGGRVTVTVTCTVDLGDLAFLGLPGSRTFTGDAVAPIDTYTYRGTDGLPEDAP, via the coding sequence GTGAGGGCGCGGGCCGCGCGACGGCGCCGGGACGACCGCGGCGGGCTGTCGCTGGAACTGGTGCTGCTCACCCCGGTGTTCGTGATGTTCCTGATGCTGCTGGCCGCGGCCGGCCGGGTGGTGGACGCCAAGAGCCAGATCGACGGGGCCGCCCGGGACGCCGCGCGGGCCGCGTCCATCGCCCGCAGCGCCGGGGACGCCGAGGCGTACGCCGGCCGGGCCGCCGCGCGGAGCCTGGCCGGGCACCACTGGTGCCGGGGCGGCCCGCAGGTCGTCACCGACACCGGCCAGTGGGGCCCCGGCGGCCGGGTCACCGTCACCGTGACCTGCACCGTCGACCTCGGCGACCTGGCGTTCCTGGGACTGCCGGGCTCCCGCACGTTCACCGGCGACGCGGTCGCGCCGATCGACACCTACACCTACCGGGGCACCGACGGCCTGCCGGAGGACGCGCCGTGA
- a CDS encoding pilus assembly protein TadG-related protein encodes MTRRERRRDDRGSIAMYTVLLTPAVLLLAGLLVDGGLAIHARQRAADMAEQAARAGANEIDADALRATGEPVIDTGAACGAAYDLLEAYRQDIAGRGCVPGADEVRVTVTIRVRAQILGIVPGLGDFTMTSTASAHPETGETP; translated from the coding sequence GTGACCCGGCGGGAGCGGCGGCGCGACGACCGCGGCAGCATCGCCATGTACACGGTGCTGCTCACCCCGGCGGTGCTGCTGCTGGCCGGGCTGCTGGTGGACGGCGGGCTGGCCATCCACGCCCGGCAGCGCGCCGCCGACATGGCCGAGCAGGCCGCCCGGGCCGGGGCCAACGAGATCGACGCCGACGCGCTGCGCGCCACCGGGGAGCCCGTGATCGACACCGGCGCCGCCTGCGGCGCCGCCTACGACCTGCTGGAGGCGTACCGGCAGGACATCGCGGGGCGCGGCTGCGTCCCCGGGGCCGACGAGGTCCGGGTCACCGTCACCATCCGGGTGCGCGCCCAGATCCTGGGCATCGTGCCGGGCCTGGGGGACTTTACGATGACCTCGACGGCTTCCGCCCATCCTGAGACCGGCGAGACCCCCTAG
- a CDS encoding bacterial transcriptional activator domain-containing protein, producing MLAGLGALLALAVLVGGVPAALLLLFGSPLPEQMPAPEDLTRRLGPGSVISVLVACVWLAWLQLLVCVLVEVYAGVRGVGVPARVPLAGGLQSLVHRLVVAALLLFTATTAVMPAFSGRDLFPNGPVQAQAAQFQPMAAATPMSPAAPVAADPAGQVAQEIADGVSADPVRKVRTTKIYRVQPPEGRHHESLWEIADKCLGDGRRYREIYELNKGRVQPDGSRLTIASLIRPGWILEMPDDAVGAEVVPVQDLDEYYRYGEPRPDPEPPAERPAPPETEPPASSAPEPPSTQAPAPPREAPPAPPHGETPPGTQAPAPPQEEAPSGTQAPAPPGAQAPAPPREEAPPSTQAPAPPQDEAPPSTQAPASPREEAPPRAQEPERSERAPESPRSQEPGDRPAAGTERQEQGDDGGVALPELGWPQGLAVASLLAAGVLAALGRRRREQMWHRGFGTMIARPEGAAARAEEALRVARDEEGARLLDLGLRHLSRALAADGRTLPTVYGVHLGPESLDLWIAPADPDPPEPWLAFDDGQVWRLPAGAPAGLDAGELGDVLAPYPGLVSLGTNRTGRILVDLEAAHGLIAVRGPAETRRAVLAAIALELATNRWSDHMRITLVGFGSELGRSLAEIAPDRVRAVSTLHDALPELEARGEEVRQALAASGVDSVLTGRCRGVFGEAWMPHYLIMADQPTAAEADRLVALARTGRRTAAGYLVAGEVQGAAWTWDVDAEGRLHAGVLGFDVAAQLIGEEQYAAVAGLFRTAARRDGAPLPGPAAGEEPPHAEHRCEVDIRLLGPIEIDAPGPMDDSRRDLCTEILVYLATHPGGVHPTVLGGAIWPRGVSAAVRDACIARVSDWLGRDSRGRPNLYYDDRGRIRLGSEVRVDWSVFRWLIWRSAAEPASETAYMSYALDLVRGPLLADRPRGRYGWLAADPLEYEATARVIDVAHRLVLVRLEDHDPEGAVKAARAGLRLAPDDEGLWRDLLRATHATGDQTQVRMAVDELRDQLGRNPLIDQLQPETEALVEELMPHWRQPAHR from the coding sequence GTGCTGGCGGGGCTGGGCGCGCTGCTGGCGCTGGCGGTGCTGGTCGGCGGGGTGCCCGCGGCGCTGCTGCTGCTGTTCGGCTCGCCGCTGCCCGAGCAGATGCCCGCGCCGGAGGACCTGACCCGGCGGCTCGGTCCCGGCTCGGTCATCTCCGTCCTGGTCGCCTGCGTGTGGCTGGCGTGGCTGCAACTGCTGGTCTGCGTGCTGGTCGAGGTGTACGCCGGCGTGCGCGGGGTCGGCGTGCCCGCCCGGGTGCCGCTGGCGGGCGGGCTGCAGTCGCTGGTGCACCGGCTGGTGGTGGCGGCGCTGCTGCTGTTCACCGCGACGACGGCGGTGATGCCCGCGTTCTCCGGGCGGGACCTGTTCCCGAACGGCCCGGTGCAGGCGCAGGCGGCGCAGTTCCAGCCGATGGCCGCCGCCACGCCGATGTCCCCGGCCGCGCCGGTCGCCGCGGACCCGGCGGGACAGGTCGCGCAGGAGATCGCCGACGGAGTGTCGGCCGACCCGGTGCGGAAGGTGCGGACCACCAAGATCTACCGGGTGCAGCCTCCGGAGGGACGGCACCACGAGAGCCTGTGGGAGATCGCCGACAAGTGCCTGGGGGACGGCCGCCGCTACCGGGAGATCTACGAGCTGAACAAGGGCCGGGTGCAGCCCGACGGCTCCAGGCTGACGATCGCCAGCCTGATCCGCCCCGGCTGGATCCTGGAGATGCCCGACGACGCGGTCGGCGCCGAGGTCGTCCCGGTCCAGGACCTGGACGAGTACTACCGCTACGGCGAACCCCGCCCCGACCCCGAGCCGCCCGCCGAACGCCCCGCACCGCCCGAGACCGAACCCCCGGCGTCCTCCGCCCCGGAGCCCCCGTCGACGCAGGCCCCCGCCCCACCCCGGGAGGCCCCGCCCGCCCCGCCGCACGGCGAGACCCCGCCGGGAACGCAGGCTCCCGCGCCTCCGCAGGAGGAGGCTCCGTCCGGTACGCAGGCGCCCGCTCCACCGGGCGCGCAGGCCCCCGCCCCACCGCGTGAGGAGGCTCCGCCGAGCACCCAGGCCCCCGCGCCGCCGCAGGACGAGGCCCCGCCGAGCACGCAGGCTCCCGCGTCGCCGCGTGAGGAGGCTCCGCCGCGGGCGCAGGAGCCCGAGCGTTCCGAGCGGGCTCCCGAGTCCCCGCGTTCGCAGGAGCCCGGGGACCGGCCCGCCGCCGGGACGGAACGGCAGGAGCAGGGGGACGACGGCGGGGTCGCGCTGCCGGAGCTCGGCTGGCCGCAGGGGCTGGCGGTGGCGTCGCTGCTGGCCGCCGGGGTGCTGGCGGCGCTGGGCCGGCGGCGGCGCGAGCAGATGTGGCACCGCGGCTTCGGGACCATGATCGCCCGGCCGGAGGGGGCGGCGGCGCGCGCCGAGGAGGCGCTGCGGGTGGCCCGCGACGAGGAGGGCGCGCGGCTGCTCGACCTGGGCCTGCGGCACCTGTCCCGGGCGCTGGCCGCCGACGGCCGCACCCTGCCCACCGTGTACGGCGTCCACCTGGGGCCGGAGAGCCTGGACCTGTGGATCGCGCCCGCCGACCCCGACCCGCCCGAGCCGTGGCTGGCGTTCGACGACGGCCAGGTGTGGCGGCTGCCCGCGGGCGCGCCGGCGGGGCTGGACGCCGGTGAGCTGGGCGACGTGCTGGCCCCGTACCCGGGGCTGGTGTCGCTGGGCACCAACCGGACCGGCCGCATCCTGGTGGACCTGGAGGCCGCGCACGGGCTGATCGCGGTGCGCGGACCGGCGGAGACCCGGCGCGCCGTGCTCGCCGCCATCGCGCTGGAGCTGGCCACCAACCGCTGGTCCGACCACATGCGGATCACGCTGGTCGGCTTCGGCTCCGAGCTGGGCCGCAGCCTGGCCGAGATCGCCCCCGACCGGGTCCGGGCGGTGTCCACCCTGCACGACGCGCTGCCCGAGCTGGAGGCCCGCGGCGAGGAGGTGCGGCAGGCGCTGGCGGCCTCCGGCGTGGACTCGGTGCTGACCGGCCGGTGCCGCGGGGTGTTCGGCGAGGCCTGGATGCCGCACTACCTGATCATGGCCGACCAGCCCACCGCCGCCGAGGCCGACCGGCTGGTGGCGCTGGCCCGCACCGGGCGGCGGACGGCGGCCGGCTACCTGGTCGCCGGGGAGGTCCAGGGCGCCGCCTGGACCTGGGACGTCGACGCCGAAGGCCGGCTGCACGCCGGGGTCCTCGGCTTCGACGTGGCGGCGCAGCTCATCGGCGAGGAGCAGTACGCCGCCGTGGCCGGCCTGTTCCGCACCGCGGCCCGCCGGGACGGCGCCCCGCTGCCCGGCCCCGCCGCCGGGGAGGAGCCCCCGCACGCCGAGCACCGCTGCGAGGTGGACATCCGCCTGCTCGGCCCCATCGAGATCGACGCGCCCGGCCCGATGGACGACAGCCGCCGCGACCTGTGCACCGAGATCCTGGTGTACCTGGCCACCCATCCCGGCGGCGTGCACCCGACCGTGCTGGGCGGGGCGATCTGGCCGCGCGGGGTCAGCGCCGCCGTCCGCGACGCCTGCATCGCCCGGGTCTCCGACTGGCTCGGCCGGGACTCGCGCGGCCGGCCGAACCTGTACTACGACGACCGCGGCCGGATCAGGCTGGGCTCGGAGGTCCGCGTCGACTGGTCGGTGTTCCGCTGGCTGATCTGGCGTTCGGCCGCCGAGCCCGCCTCCGAGACCGCCTACATGTCGTACGCCCTGGACCTGGTCCGCGGCCCGCTGCTGGCCGACCGCCCGCGCGGCCGGTACGGCTGGCTGGCCGCCGACCCGCTGGAGTACGAGGCCACCGCCCGGGTCATCGACGTGGCCCACCGCCTGGTGCTGGTCCGCCTGGAGGACCACGACCCCGAGGGCGCCGTCAAGGCCGCCCGCGCCGGCCTGCGGCTGGCCCCCGACGACGAGGGGCTGTGGCGCGACCTGCTGCGCGCCACGCACGCCACCGGAGACCAGACCCAGGTGCGGATGGCCGTTGACGAACTCCGCGACCAGCTCGGCCGCAACCCCCTGATCGACCAGCTGCAACCGGAGACCGAGGCCCTGGTCGAGGAGCTGATGCCGCACTGGCGCCAGCCCGCCCACCGCTGA
- a CDS encoding methylated-DNA--[protein]-cysteine S-methyltransferase, with product MINATVLDTPIGPLALLEHDGALVGGGFTADPRELHVRLHPALRAHDLTEVDDLGDITKAHIAYFDGDLTALDTIAVHQPGTPRRERLLAALRQVRPGETVTYAELAARAGLERTAARAAGQACAQNLVAPVVPCHRVLPAAGGTGLKRYGGYYYGAERKQWLLAHESGH from the coding sequence ATGATCAACGCAACGGTCCTCGACACCCCCATCGGCCCCCTGGCCCTGCTGGAGCACGACGGGGCCCTGGTCGGCGGCGGCTTCACCGCCGACCCCCGCGAGCTGCACGTCCGCCTGCACCCGGCGCTGCGCGCCCACGACCTGACCGAGGTCGACGATCTGGGCGACATCACCAAGGCGCACATCGCCTACTTCGACGGCGACCTGACCGCCCTCGACACGATCGCCGTCCACCAGCCCGGCACTCCCCGCCGGGAACGCCTGCTCGCCGCCCTCCGCCAGGTCCGCCCCGGCGAGACCGTCACCTACGCGGAACTGGCGGCCCGTGCCGGGCTGGAACGCACCGCCGCCCGGGCCGCGGGCCAGGCCTGCGCGCAGAACCTGGTCGCGCCCGTCGTCCCCTGCCACCGTGTCCTCCCGGCCGCGGGCGGCACGGGCCTCAAGCGGTACGGCGGCTACTACTACGGCGCCGAACGCAAGCAGTGGCTCCTGGCCCACGAGTCCGGCCACTGA
- a CDS encoding DNA-3-methyladenine glycosylase 2 family protein, producing MLDFDSCYRAVAARDVRFDGRFFTAVTSTGIYCRPVCPARTPARRNVRFYADAAAAEAAGFRPCKRCRPEACPGSARWDFRGDLVRRALRLIEDGVVDEHGVRGLAARLAVTERHLHRLFVAEIGASPKAVARSRRLRLARRLLRETSMPVTDVAFAAGFGSVRQFNATMRQVYGQTPSQLRGPRPSQGSVLELRLAVRPPFDAAGLLEFLAARAIPGVEEVTAGRYARSGPGPYVIELLPRDTHVLLRAGAPDLRDIARLVTRCRRLLDLDADPYAVREVLDRDPLLAPLVARRPGLRVPGSFDGFEMAVRAVLGQQVSVAAARTLAGRLVERCGEPLPQPVGTVTHRFPSAAAVADADLSGLGLTGARERTLRALAAAVASGDLDLNGGADPAETTGRLLALPGVGPWTAAYLSMRALGDPDAFPAADLGLRNAVHTLTGSVPTARELTERAESWRPWRAYAVMHLWTSPSTRTLEKAS from the coding sequence GTGCTGGACTTCGACTCGTGTTATCGGGCCGTCGCGGCCCGGGACGTCCGGTTCGACGGGCGGTTCTTCACGGCGGTGACCTCGACGGGGATCTACTGCCGGCCGGTGTGCCCGGCGCGCACGCCGGCGCGGCGGAACGTGCGGTTCTACGCGGACGCCGCGGCGGCGGAGGCGGCCGGGTTCCGGCCGTGCAAGCGGTGCCGGCCCGAGGCGTGCCCCGGGTCGGCCCGCTGGGACTTCCGGGGCGACCTGGTGCGCCGGGCGCTGCGGCTGATCGAGGACGGCGTGGTCGACGAACACGGCGTGCGGGGTCTGGCGGCGCGGCTGGCGGTGACCGAACGGCATCTGCACCGGCTGTTCGTGGCCGAGATCGGGGCGTCCCCGAAGGCGGTGGCGCGCAGCCGGCGGCTGCGGCTGGCGCGGCGGCTGCTGCGGGAGACGTCGATGCCGGTGACGGACGTGGCGTTCGCCGCCGGGTTCGGCAGCGTGCGGCAGTTCAACGCGACGATGCGGCAGGTGTACGGGCAGACGCCGTCACAGCTGCGGGGGCCGCGCCCGTCGCAGGGCTCGGTGCTGGAGCTGCGGCTGGCGGTGCGGCCGCCGTTCGACGCGGCGGGGCTGCTGGAGTTCCTGGCGGCGCGGGCGATCCCGGGGGTCGAGGAGGTCACGGCGGGGCGGTACGCCCGGTCGGGGCCGGGGCCGTACGTGATCGAGCTGCTGCCCCGGGACACGCACGTGCTGCTCCGGGCCGGCGCCCCCGACCTGCGGGACATCGCCCGGCTGGTGACCCGCTGCCGGCGGCTGCTGGACCTGGACGCGGACCCGTACGCGGTGCGCGAGGTGCTGGACCGCGACCCGCTGCTGGCCCCGCTGGTGGCGCGGCGGCCGGGGCTGCGGGTGCCGGGCTCGTTCGACGGGTTCGAGATGGCGGTGCGGGCGGTGCTGGGCCAGCAGGTCTCGGTCGCGGCGGCCCGCACTCTGGCGGGACGGCTGGTCGAACGGTGCGGGGAGCCGCTGCCGCAGCCGGTGGGGACGGTGACGCACCGGTTCCCCTCGGCGGCGGCGGTCGCGGACGCGGACCTGTCCGGCCTGGGCCTGACCGGCGCCCGCGAACGCACCCTGCGCGCCCTGGCCGCCGCCGTCGCGTCCGGCGACCTCGACCTGAACGGCGGCGCGGACCCGGCCGAGACCACCGGCAGGCTGCTGGCCCTGCCGGGCGTCGGCCCGTGGACGGCGGCGTACCTGTCCATGCGGGCGCTCGGCGACCCCGACGCGTTCCCGGCCGCCGACCTCGGCCTGCGCAACGCCGTCCACACGCTGACCGGCTCTGTCCCGACCGCCCGCGAGCTGACCGAACGCGCCGAGTCGTGGCGTCCGTGGCGCGCGTACGCGGTGATGCATCTGTGGACGTCTCCGTCCACCCGGACCCTGGAGAAGGCTTCATGA
- a CDS encoding GMC family oxidoreductase N-terminal domain-containing protein, producing MRDVIVVGAGGGGPVVAKELAAFGLDVLLLEAGPHYTDPRASWTHYENDANNPLTGFLRFGPSDRDKPAWLREEPQNSYVLQLAGVGGTTQHYYGNSPRAYRGLFAGYDGPDKDAYDTEHAFPFPYEELVPYYEWVEATLPVQTAAMGTKETVFFRGAEQLGIPVQTTKDTLRDSYRPQENAILQPGGTAGLTTDPARLRYPQATGCTYCGFCLEGCMEPIKAPRNQFAKRSTDNSYVPMALTASAWSREGRDVTLIPDAFVLKVHTERRGGRTVATGVTWRDTRTGERHREDAEVVVLAGGATETPRLWLGSGLPDPNGWVGRGYTDHFLDGVTGLFDEETGSSKGPSSAARCDFPGRGALEQLGLPPAMQAFTMALSDSGIRGRYTNGRGMQGPWDGRAGRVLGPELKDAMRNGIDNLVNILILTGDDVQARNRVVLSAFPPDEHGAVAKVIMNGRARTRRTVDNREFLARKATELLRKAGARRVYRYDWAPLLLHVHSSMRMGHSPDDSVLNADAESRWVGNLYVADNSALPNALGGPNPTLTTQALATRTAEKILTKHFGGTPWVRTGTPTPSTDPRISQAL from the coding sequence ATGCGCGACGTGATCGTGGTCGGGGCCGGCGGCGGCGGTCCCGTGGTGGCCAAGGAGCTGGCGGCGTTCGGACTGGACGTGCTGTTGCTGGAGGCGGGGCCGCACTACACCGATCCGCGGGCCTCGTGGACGCACTACGAGAACGACGCCAACAACCCGCTGACCGGGTTCCTGCGGTTCGGGCCGTCCGACCGTGACAAGCCGGCCTGGCTGCGGGAGGAGCCGCAGAACTCGTACGTGCTGCAGCTCGCCGGGGTCGGCGGCACCACCCAGCACTACTACGGCAACTCGCCGCGCGCCTACCGGGGGCTGTTCGCCGGGTACGACGGGCCGGACAAGGACGCCTACGACACCGAGCACGCGTTCCCCTTCCCGTACGAGGAGCTGGTGCCGTACTACGAGTGGGTGGAGGCGACGCTGCCGGTGCAGACCGCCGCCATGGGGACCAAGGAGACGGTGTTCTTCCGGGGCGCCGAGCAGCTCGGCATCCCCGTCCAGACCACCAAGGACACGCTGCGGGACTCCTACCGGCCGCAGGAGAACGCCATCCTCCAGCCGGGCGGCACGGCGGGGCTCACCACCGACCCGGCCAGGCTGCGCTATCCGCAGGCCACCGGATGCACGTACTGCGGATTCTGCCTGGAGGGGTGCATGGAGCCGATCAAGGCGCCGCGCAACCAGTTCGCCAAGCGGTCCACCGACAACAGCTACGTGCCGATGGCGCTGACCGCCTCCGCCTGGTCGCGCGAGGGCAGGGACGTGACGCTGATCCCCGACGCGTTCGTGCTCAAGGTGCACACCGAGCGGCGCGGCGGCCGGACCGTCGCCACCGGCGTCACCTGGCGCGACACCCGCACCGGTGAGCGGCACCGCGAGGACGCCGAGGTGGTCGTGCTGGCCGGCGGCGCGACCGAGACGCCCCGGCTGTGGCTGGGCAGCGGGCTGCCCGACCCGAACGGCTGGGTCGGCCGCGGCTACACCGACCACTTCCTGGACGGCGTCACCGGCCTGTTCGACGAGGAGACCGGCTCGTCGAAGGGACCGTCCTCGGCCGCCCGCTGCGACTTCCCCGGCCGCGGCGCGCTCGAGCAGCTCGGCCTGCCGCCCGCCATGCAGGCGTTCACCATGGCCCTGTCCGACAGCGGCATCCGCGGCCGGTACACCAACGGCCGCGGCATGCAGGGCCCCTGGGACGGCCGCGCCGGCCGCGTCCTCGGCCCGGAGCTGAAGGACGCGATGCGGAACGGCATCGACAACCTGGTCAACATCCTCATCCTGACCGGCGACGACGTGCAGGCGCGCAACCGCGTCGTGCTGTCGGCCTTCCCGCCCGACGAGCACGGGGCCGTCGCCAAGGTGATCATGAACGGCCGGGCCCGCACCCGCCGCACCGTGGACAACCGCGAGTTCCTCGCCCGCAAGGCCACCGAACTGCTGCGCAAGGCCGGCGCCCGCCGCGTCTACCGCTACGACTGGGCCCCGCTCCTCCTGCACGTCCACTCGTCCATGCGGATGGGCCACTCCCCCGACGACTCCGTCCTGAACGCCGACGCCGAGAGCCGCTGGGTCGGGAACCTCTACGTCGCCGACAACTCCGCCCTCCCCAACGCCCTCGGCGGCCCCAACCCCACCCTCACCACCCAGGCCCTGGCCACCCGGACCGCCGAGAAGATCCTCACCAAGCACTTCGGCGGCACCCCCTGGGTCCGCACCGGCACCCCCACCCCCTCCACCGACCCCCGCATCTCCCAAGCCCTGTAG